From a single Endozoicomonas euniceicola genomic region:
- a CDS encoding helix-turn-helix domain-containing protein, with translation MSCSPNLSEAFFKEDFQNQARHALDNRECIRLLGLRLLQKGLPETEVADLLDVHPQAVYKWLCRYKEGGAESLKDRGGRGRKNILTDEQEQRFKSAVLELQEQREGGRVVGRDIKEMLSKEFGIDCVNSTVYRLLHKVGLSWFSGRTRHPESDPEAQEAFKKNSKMRYSKGYRKV, from the coding sequence ATGTCTTGTTCTCCCAATTTATCCGAAGCCTTCTTTAAAGAAGATTTCCAAAACCAAGCACGACATGCCTTAGATAACAGGGAGTGTATTCGGCTGCTTGGTTTGCGGCTCTTACAAAAAGGTCTACCAGAAACAGAAGTTGCAGATTTACTCGATGTCCACCCTCAAGCAGTATACAAATGGTTATGCCGTTATAAAGAAGGAGGAGCAGAGTCTCTTAAGGATAGAGGCGGTCGTGGCAGAAAAAATATATTAACTGATGAACAAGAACAGCGATTTAAAAGTGCCGTTCTTGAACTTCAGGAACAACGTGAAGGGGGAAGAGTTGTTGGAAGAGATATCAAAGAAATGTTAAGCAAGGAATTTGGCATAGACTGTGTCAACTCAACAGTTTATAGATTACTTCATAAAGTTGGCCTTTCATGGTTCTCCGGTCGAACACGTCACCCTGAGAGTGATCCAGAAGCACAGGAAGCGTTTAAAAAAAATTCAAAGATGAGGTACAGCAAAGGATACCGGAAAGTGTAG
- a CDS encoding ISAzo13-like element transposase-related protein, producing the protein MTRACKGAPLESIETAAHYMSKTETTTGLAVTVRIIDKVFETGRKYAADFKKNMTIQFDKLLPKWNYRAIPTAG; encoded by the coding sequence ATAACGCGCGCCTGCAAGGGGGCACCACTGGAAAGCATCGAAACAGCAGCACACTACATGAGCAAAACAGAGACAACCACAGGTCTTGCAGTGACAGTCAGGATTATCGACAAAGTCTTCGAGACTGGCCGGAAGTATGCGGCTGATTTCAAGAAAAACATGACCATTCAGTTCGATAAGCTCTTACCAAAATGGAACTATAGAGCTATTCCTACCGCTGGATGA
- a CDS encoding IS630 family transposase, with protein sequence MPESVDLKNVDVWFQDEGRFGQQNTISRIWAPKGSRPGLIRQRQFKYAYMFGAVCPERDKAIALILPMANTESMALLLNEISKVTPEGQYAAVVIDNAGYHHANDLPEYDNLVLIPLPPYSPELNSSEQLWEWLREHDLSNRSFKNYDAIVDALCDGWKKLTSEVGRLKSLCSRSWATLS encoded by the coding sequence ATACCGGAAAGTGTAGATCTAAAAAATGTTGATGTTTGGTTTCAAGACGAAGGACGCTTTGGTCAACAAAACACTATCAGCAGAATTTGGGCTCCTAAAGGAAGTCGACCAGGATTAATTCGGCAACGCCAATTCAAATATGCTTATATGTTTGGAGCCGTCTGCCCAGAACGAGATAAAGCTATTGCCTTAATACTTCCGATGGCTAATACAGAATCAATGGCTCTTCTTTTAAATGAGATTTCTAAAGTAACACCTGAAGGACAGTATGCGGCAGTGGTGATAGATAATGCTGGATATCATCACGCAAATGATCTTCCCGAATATGACAACCTGGTGCTAATTCCATTACCTCCTTATTCACCAGAGCTGAATAGTTCAGAACAACTTTGGGAGTGGTTGAGAGAACATGATTTATCCAATAGGTCTTTCAAAAATTATGATGCCATCGTTGATGCACTCTGCGATGGATGGAAAAAGCTTACTTCTGAAGTTGGCCGTTTAAAAAGTTTATGTTCCAGAAGCTGGGCTACTTTATCATAA
- the traF gene encoding conjugal transfer protein TraF, whose protein sequence is MTASQALSILNHWLHPRQDDPKLPVSDAQEPRARATHPKSIRLCRNQVGSGTILHQQQKLAEQVNEQLNLSEELQPLFDQTLDKTIAPSPILPVPLSTRWIRKNIGDYLDRAIDEPTKEHVSQYLYLDRLVKEKAERFARVGKQVIESDPMLDENYLD, encoded by the coding sequence ATGACCGCCTCACAGGCTTTATCCATTCTCAACCACTGGTTACATCCACGTCAGGATGACCCCAAACTTCCCGTCAGTGACGCACAAGAGCCAAGAGCCAGAGCAACTCATCCAAAGTCCATCAGGCTGTGCCGTAACCAGGTAGGCTCCGGAACCATTCTTCACCAACAGCAAAAACTGGCGGAGCAAGTGAATGAGCAGTTGAATCTGTCAGAAGAACTCCAGCCTTTGTTTGACCAGACACTGGATAAAACTATTGCACCGTCTCCGATATTACCAGTGCCTCTCTCCACCAGATGGATCAGAAAAAACATAGGAGACTACCTGGACAGGGCAATTGATGAACCCACCAAAGAGCATGTCAGCCAGTATCTTTATCTGGACAGACTCGTCAAAGAGAAAGCTGAACGATTCGCCCGTGTCGGCAAACAGGTGATTGAAAGCGATCCAATGCTGGATGAAAACTATCTAGATTAA
- the traA gene encoding TraA family conjugative transfer protein, which produces MNSLPLTDLQNFTIKQQHWMLSLATLVILSLLPSELQAADPVVPTGSTDFAEIYARLVGWIKGDLGRTLSIVFVLIGLAYGMARNSLIGFATGVGAAVGLQVTPTIINSIFGL; this is translated from the coding sequence ATGAACTCCCTTCCTCTCACTGACCTGCAAAACTTCACCATTAAACAACAGCACTGGATGTTGTCACTGGCGACACTGGTCATCCTTTCGTTGTTACCGTCCGAACTTCAGGCGGCTGATCCTGTGGTACCTACAGGCTCCACTGATTTCGCTGAAATCTATGCAAGACTGGTCGGGTGGATTAAAGGCGATCTAGGCAGAACCTTATCCATCGTTTTTGTATTGATCGGGCTGGCTTACGGCATGGCTCGTAACTCCCTGATTGGCTTTGCTACAGGAGTCGGGGCGGCGGTAGGCTTACAGGTCACACCTACCATTATTAACTCGATTTTCGGACTTTAG
- a CDS encoding transposase produces MSFVLIRPLPAVTAFLDALNNSLKSISSSAQLSKSQKVTLGVFIMGIVVTKAINWAAFERRSLGKFKTTRLCWMFYKAEIAWHKLLQASVRNILLSYGIKNGTLAADDTGKKRTKRTSKIDGAHKVKDKSTGGYFNGQELVFMVLVTEIATFPVGFRFYVPDPALSAWRKKDKSLRKQGVQNKERPARPEPDHVRYPTMQSLTLDMLQEFVDAFPEIAIRGVLADALYGTGDFMDKAAAITGGAQVISQLRSNQKVSNRGHSEAALKTYFARQKGVQAQLMIRGGKEEQVTIQAARLYVKAHGKRRFVIALKYEGEEDYRYLVASDMSWRHTDIVRLYTLRWLVEVFIQDWKAHCGWNRLSKQQGADGSQRGVILSLLCEHMLLLHPEQFVLLKNKQPGMPVGCLIERLNAEALLNTVKAVVESDDPDNELQALTLALEDTLPKRESSRHMAGRDLGRQEATDTLKAHAQKFELLDAA; encoded by the coding sequence GTGTCGTTTGTGCTAATTCGCCCATTACCTGCTGTCACCGCCTTTCTGGATGCTCTAAATAACTCACTCAAATCCATCAGTTCGTCTGCACAGCTGAGTAAAAGCCAGAAGGTGACACTGGGTGTTTTTATCATGGGCATTGTCGTAACCAAAGCCATTAACTGGGCCGCTTTTGAACGCAGAAGTTTGGGCAAGTTCAAAACAACCCGCCTGTGCTGGATGTTTTATAAGGCTGAGATAGCATGGCATAAACTGTTACAGGCCAGCGTCAGAAACATACTCTTAAGCTATGGGATAAAAAACGGAACCCTTGCAGCTGACGACACAGGGAAGAAGCGTACCAAGCGAACCTCCAAAATAGACGGTGCTCACAAGGTAAAAGATAAATCAACGGGCGGCTACTTTAACGGACAGGAGCTGGTCTTCATGGTGCTTGTCACTGAAATAGCCACCTTCCCGGTAGGGTTCCGTTTCTATGTACCCGACCCTGCATTGTCGGCGTGGAGGAAGAAAGACAAGTCGCTCAGGAAACAAGGTGTTCAGAACAAAGAGCGACCTGCGCGCCCCGAACCAGACCATGTTCGCTATCCCACCATGCAGTCGTTGACACTGGATATGCTGCAAGAATTTGTTGATGCGTTCCCGGAAATCGCAATCAGAGGTGTACTCGCTGACGCATTGTATGGCACAGGAGACTTCATGGATAAGGCAGCTGCGATAACCGGCGGAGCCCAGGTTATCAGCCAGTTACGCTCCAACCAGAAAGTGTCTAACAGAGGTCATTCAGAAGCTGCCCTGAAAACTTATTTTGCACGTCAAAAGGGAGTTCAGGCCCAACTTATGATCCGAGGTGGCAAAGAAGAGCAAGTCACCATTCAAGCAGCTCGATTGTATGTTAAGGCTCATGGGAAAAGGCGTTTTGTTATTGCCCTGAAGTATGAAGGTGAGGAAGATTATCGTTACCTGGTGGCTTCAGATATGTCATGGCGACATACCGATATAGTCAGGCTTTACACCTTGAGGTGGTTGGTCGAGGTTTTTATTCAGGACTGGAAAGCCCACTGCGGCTGGAACAGATTGAGCAAGCAGCAAGGTGCTGATGGATCGCAGCGTGGCGTGATTCTGAGTCTGCTGTGCGAACATATGCTATTGCTGCACCCTGAGCAATTCGTCCTGCTAAAAAACAAACAGCCCGGGATGCCCGTTGGTTGTCTGATCGAGCGCCTCAACGCGGAAGCATTGCTTAACACGGTAAAAGCGGTGGTGGAGTCGGATGATCCGGATAATGAGCTACAGGCTCTTACATTAGCGTTGGAAGACACTCTGCCTAAACGAGAGTCGAGTAGACATATGGCTGGTAGAGACCTGGGAAGACAGGAAGCAACGGACACATTGAAAGCTCATGCTCAGAAATTTGAATTGTTGGACGCAGCTTAG